The sequence TCCAGACTGCAGATACCAGGGAAAACTGAGGCAGCAGCCTCTGGCTCTACTCCTAGGCCCCCATGGCAAGATCTCTGCCTGGCCCTCCTTGCAAAACCCAAGGAGGCGGCCTGACACCCAGCCACCCACCCTCCACCTTACTTGAATGGTGCAGGTGGGCTCCTCTCTGgcaagcagcccctccctcccatcccccccactGGAGCTAGAACAGGGGGCATCCCACAGGCTACTCCCTCCTCTGGGCTCTCTGCTTCCCTGAGACAAGAACCAGGGCACCACTCAAGGTTGacaatttcatttctttcctcAGGAGAGCAAGAAACACTGAGTGCCTCCTTTGCCTTCCACTGGTGATGTTGAGGAGATTACTCAACTGTTGTTATCAAGAGACCAAATTCCTTTTGTTGCAGAAGGACAACAGGGTCCCTCTGGGTCAGAGGGGAAAGGAGGGTCTATTTTGTGGCTAGTGTGGTCTCCTTACTGACTCTGCATTAGCAGATGCTGAGTATTTTTGGAATCGCCCTTTAGGAATTGCGGATACATTCACTCAAGCTGGGGGAAGTTCTGCAGAGGAAGATAAATCGTAAAAATTGTGATTCAGGCTTGGATGCTCTAGTATAATGATCAGTGTCAAAATGGGGAAGGGAGCAAGTCATCTCCCTTTGTAGTAAGAGGGACGGGCTCTGCATAGCTAGCCggagaggctcaaagaaagctacTCAATTTCCCTGCGCTGGTTTCTGAAGCAGACTTTTTCTCATGCTGAAAAGAATCTCTTAATCCAAGGTGCTTCTTTTACTGGCTCTCGAACTAAAACTCGTATTGGAGGGGGGAACACAGCCTTTGGGGGCCCTTCTGATTTGGAACCCAGCAGTCAACTGAACAGCAGCCCCCAGCCTCGCCCAGACCCCCCCCTCCCGCAGCAGCACATGACTCGGGCACGTCAGCGGCAAGCCGGGCACACACAAGGCACCACTTTGCTTGTTCTGGGAGGaagtttcctttctcttcccggcCACCACTAAAAGGCACATCTGGTAAGTGGAACAGAACGATGGCTTCACACGATCCAACCAGGGAATTGCTCCTTCTACGGCTCCCGCCTGGCCTGCCTTGACCAGGCAAAGGGTTTAAGGCTGCAGCCTCCCCAGAGCCCTTCAGAAGGGGAGGGACGGGACCATTCCAAGTCCAGGCAAGGCACTGAGGCTGGCAGATGGGAGCTTCCCAAGCCCAGAAACCACATGTGGCAGCTGAAGTGGTGGTGGCGGCTGGGGCTAGGCCAGGAGGCCCAGGCGGGTCACTTTGGCTGAAAGGAAGGTGTGCAGGACGAAGACGAGGGGTTTGGGGCAAGAGTGCAGCTCCAGGGCCTATGGAGGAGAACACAGGAGGGAGAGAAGGTCACCGCATGCCATTTCAAAGGCCAGCATCCGCCCCTTTGTCCCACACAAAACTGAAGTCACGGCGCAGGTGCAGCCAAACCTCTAAGCTCAGGTGGCTTTCTGATTATGAGTGGCAGCCATTTTTAATGCACCATTTCTGTGGCCGTTTTCTTCTCCCTCGGGTGTCAGAGCAACAGGCCTTCCTCCTTTATTCTCCAGTGGAATTGCAGGGACTTGCCTAAATCCACAGTCCCTCGAGGCAAATGTTGCCAGACGATGACTCTCCCCCTACCACTCTCAACCAGCCACTCACCAGTTCCCCCTCTGGGCCGCCAAAGTCCAAGTACAGGTTTCGGACCCCATCGTCAGCAGACATCTTCAGCTTCTCAAAAGGGTATCGGAGGAGGATGCCGGTAGAACCAGCTCCCTCGCTGGACACGGTGAAGCCGTTTTCATAGTGGATCGTGAGTCGAACATCCTGGCTGTTCCAGACGCAGCCTAGGCCGAAAGACACAAAGCAGAGCCTCCATGGTCAGGAGGAGACGAGGGGAGGGCCACCCCATGGGTCAACCGGGCCCAGACTTGCTTTGCCCATCTCCAGCCTGCCTCTTCTTGTCCAGGGCTGGTCCCCACCTTCTGTCCTTCAAACCCGGGGGGAGTGGGGGACGACGACTGGCGATGCCTGATCTGCCCGAGAGCCAAGCTGCTCAGCCTGGGCGACACGGCCACATGAAGGGAGCAGGTTTTGCCTCCGATGGCCGGGTGAAAGAGCCTTGGAGGCTGGGACTCGCTCACCTGCCTTAGGTTGCCAACTCCTCAAGGCAGGAACTCCCACCCCACTGTCTGCTCCCATGGTTCTTGCTGCCAAGGACACCAACACTGTAGCTGGTGGGCataatctctcccccccccccgtttgctAGACTGACCACCTgggcttcctccaggacttcaggaggggaggggccacAGTCCTCAGGCTGGGCAGCCAGGCCCTACCTACGGAGACCTCCTTGACGAGCTCTGCAGCGGCGTGGCAGCCTTGCACCAGGGTCCTGGTCCAGGTGGAGAGGTCGCGGTGGGTCTCCACACGAAAAACATGCATCTCGATGCCCTGGCGAGAGCCGGATCGCGTGGCAAAGCTGAGGTCTGATCCCAGGCAGGGCGACCTGCAGCCTGAATGCACCAGCCTGAGTGGGGGATAAAAGAGCAGCAGTTGCAAGCTGGGGGTGACTTGCTCTGaacaaataagccccccccccccgagactgcAGAAATGCGGGGGGGGGTTCTTTCCCTATTACAGAGACTCTGCCTCAAGCCCACCCCCACTGCACCCTGTTCTCCCCACCAAAGGtcaggaaaaaaacccagctgGGGGAGTGGACAGGCCACAGAGCAGCACCCTACGAGCAGGCGAATTCCTTTGGACACTGGGGAGGCAACCTGAGGGTGTCTCTGCcagccaccccacccctcccttgGAGCCCCCTGCTGATCCCCTGCAGCAGAAGCCTGTGGGGGGAGGCCTGACAGCTCACTTCTCCACCCCCTCCCCTGCACACAGGAACGGGTGCCAATTTCCTCTTGCACAGGCCAAGTACAAAGGCTGGAGCCAAAGCAAAGGGAGGAGCGAGTACAGCCCTTTTCTCCTTGACagctttgtgtgtggggggggaaggcaGGCAAGGATGCCCAACAAGACTTTTCTGCCAGAATTGGCAgccaatcccccccacccccggcagcTCTGCTTCACCTAAGGCACTGGCACAGAGGGAACAGCTGCCAGCGGCTTTTCTGGTTGCAGGAAGCAACCTGGGACTTTCCTGCCCCCGGAACAAAACTTCAAAAATGAACGGAGGGAGAAACTTCCCAGCAGGCATTGCAGGAGGCGATGGCAGGGGGCTCCAGAAGGCAAGACCACCCTGGGACTTCATAAGAACTGAATGCCCTGCTGGATCAGAGCCCCAGACCCAGAAGCGGCTGCTCTCCCAGAGGCAGGCAGCCCCACTGTCCAGGAGGCAGCCGACCCCCAGCACTCGCAGGAAggactccctccccctcctctaccGGAAGGCCTTGTGCATGGCCTGAGCCTGGAGACCCTCTTCCTCAGGTTCCCCCACCTGGTGGCCACCAGTGGGtagctgtggcaggggaaggcccagGCATCCCTTGTCCAGGGCACAGAGTCAAAGAGCAGCAGGTCCTTCTCAGTCACAGCCAAAAGGACCGGCCGCCAATGCTGCCGCCCGCCATCGAGTCTGGCCTGCAGGAAGCCAAGAGAGACGAAAAGGAGGGCTCAGGCGTTTATGGGGAAGCTGGGCCCCAGGGCTAGCGAGAGGTCACGTACAGGGGCCCAGGGCAGGAGGATCACCCTTGTGGGAGAGCTGCTTACAGACAAGGATCAGAAGCAAATTCAgataaggggaacccccccccccccacacacattcaCCCCATCTTTGAGTTGCCAGTAGTCGGGGGAGGGGCTTCAGCGCCCTCCAGCCACAtcacttccctcccctccctctggcTGCAAGCCAGAGAAAAGCTAGGCCTATCAAGGAACCAGGCAAGGGGCTCACCTGCTCGGCCAGCCAGGCGATCTGCTTGACCTCCCTGCTGCTGCCTGGCGCATGGCTGGCCCCCAGCATGGCATTGAGCTCAGCCAGGACCTGTGGGAGGAGGGCCGTGATGTTGGTGTGGATTGCCATGAACCACGAATGCGCTGTGGCCGTGTCCTTGCAGCGAAGAATCAGGGTGTTGCGGCTGTCGGGCGAGTGCAGTTCAATCAGCCTGCAGAGAGAAGGTAGAGCTGCTGAGGTGGGGATCCTCTGATCTTCTGGGTCCCTTTTGGCCCCTCCAGCTTTTCTTAGGGGCCAAGTGTGGCGCCCTCCCTTAGTGGCAGCAGGGCTACCTCTACAGGAGGACACACCACTCGCTCCCTGCCCTGGCTCCTTCAGGGCTGGCAGAAGGCGGCTTAGAAGTGCCACTGAACCAGCAGAGGGCCGGGTTGCTTTAGGGGTGGCCAGGTTTGCAAAACCCATTTGGGTTTGGGCGCTGGCAGGGGGGCCCCCCCAACCCCCACTCCTGAATTCTCAGGAGCGGCCATAGGGACTGAAACGCAACGCTGGAAGGAGCAGAGGAAACAGGGATGCCTGGCACTGCCTCCTCcaacctacctgcctgcctgcctggggcCAAAAGCTCCTCCCCCACCCAGCCCGCAGGGCTGCATCCTGTGGACGCCCAAAGCAAACACTGCTCCACATCCAGTGGAGAATGGTCAGGGTATCTTGCAAGGCAGATGAACAGCCTGCGACACTCGCGCTtgctccctccccccactccaggAAGCCTTTGGGCTGATGGCCAGGGAAAGAGGGGCCTCCTCCAGTGTTGGCACCTGAACGGGCATCCATCACTCCAGCTCTCCGCCAGACTCTGCTACCACCCCAAAACAGCCTTTGGTGCTGCGGTTCCCCTCCCTGATGCGATGCTACAGCTACCAGGGCCTCCCAGGGCCTTTCCGCGGAAGCGGCAGGCCCAGGTGCAGGTGGCACAACATGCCTGGGCCTGTGTCCAGAGTGTGTGCTGCCAGAGGCCATCCGTTCCAGAACAACAAGGGGAAGGGGCACAGAAAGACATTGGATTTTGGTCCGTCCCCCCAGAGAGAGGCTGCAGGGCTgcaaccttgaaaggatgggggggggggaggttgtttCTAGCTGCACCTGGAAGTCAGCCCAGGCTGCTAGTCCTCATGTAAGGAGACAACTGCTGCCCTGCAACATCTTCTGCTTGCCCACCCCTCTGACCTGTTCTCCAGGTCCGGCATGCTCAGATTCCTGGCAGCGTAGCACATCTTCAAGGGGATGACTTTGCGGTCCTGAGGGGGGCTCTGGTGCTTTGGGGAGCCAGACTCCTCGCTGAGGCTGAGGCTGAGGCTGGGCGACTGCGGAAATGCCCCATCCCACGGCAGGTCGGACACCAGCGACGGCTTCTTGATGTACGGAGTGGCCTCCCGCATGTACTTCACTAAGAGGAGGCCGAGAAGGAGGGGCTGAGCGTTTCCCAGGAGTGGCCATCCTGACGTTCGGGGCTCCTCTCAGTGGGCTGAACCCGGGAAGGTCATTTGGGCAGAAAGCTGCCCCATGGCAcccagatttattatttatttatttatttattcatatttttataccgccctatctccctagggactcagggcggtgtacagccatataaaaacacataaatatacaaagtaaaacattcatctaaaaaacttactatatcggccaaataattaaaatagacatataaataataaaacccagtttaaaaccaaatctaaaatttaagcatttaaaaatttaaaaaacttaaaaatctagtccagccctgcgcaaatgaataagtgtgtcttaagctcgcggcggaaggtccgaaggtcgggaagttgacgaagtcctggggggagctcgttccagagggtgggagcccccacagaaaaggcccttcccctgggtgtcgccagtcggcacggcctggccgacggcaccctgaggagtccctccctgtgagagcgcacgggccggtgggaggcaatcggtggcagtagacggtcccgtaagtaactcggccctatgccatggagccatGGAGATCAAGGATCTACCTGCTCTCTCCCCCTGGATTTGCCTTAAAGAcctcaaacccacccaccccgcccccctGGGAGCTGCCAGCCAAAGGAAGGGCAAGCGGTGACATCAAGGAAGGCTCAGAGCGTTTTGTCAAGATGGATTCTTGCAAGACGGCCTCCTGCCTTTCTCATTGCCTTTCTCACTCAGCCTCCTGCCTTTCTCATTGCCTGTCTCATTCCACTCCTTTCTCTTTGCTCTCTGCCTGCAGCCACTCCCAGGCCGAGGGGCCATTTCACCGCCACAATCCCCTGATGGGGACCTATCACCATGCTCAGCACAAAGGCAACTGGGAGTGAGCGAGAATTCCGGATGCCCCCCTGAAAAGCATGGCAGGCAAAGGCCTGGTGCTCTACACCAGAGGAAGGCTCTCCCACAGCACTGCTCAATAGCCCAGCTCCCCATTTCTGAGCTGCTTAATGCTGCCCACTCTgccaggcagcagcagcagcagcagcaaagagGTGTGGGGAGGCCAACTGTTCTTGTTCTGGGGCAGTTCCCGACTTGCCTGGCAGCCCCACTCAAGGTGCTGGTTCAGGGATCAGCTCTGCACCCTGATGCCCTCCAGAGAGGATTAGTGCAGCCAGGCTTCTAATCCCACTCTGCAAGGACAGTTGGCACCCGCAAGACATCTTGGCTCCAGCAAGGAAAAGCTGCAGGGAAGTTCTCCTTGCCCCCAGGGTGCAGAGACAGCAGTGGGTGATTTCTGGGGCAGTCACCCCCAGCAAAGATGCAGCTACTACAGGAGACCTTTGGTCTGATTGCAAATGGCTCACGATCTGGGTTAGCCGTTGTTCTGTCTACTTGCTTGGCTAATTGAGCTCTTGGTCAGAAGCCATGCAAAGAATCAATGCCAAAAGGAGAGTGCAAATCTGGATCAATTATCTGCCAACAGAGGCAGTGGATAAGCACGTGCCCCTGCTTGCAAAGGAGAAACGTGCCTGCCAGCCACAAAAATCTCCAGCAGGTGCTAAACAAAACCTTAAGAAAACTCTCAAAATCCCACTAAGCGTTCAGCCTTTAGGAAGATCAGCTGATGGAACAGCAGTCCTAGAGTGGTGAAGAAGTCATTTCTAAACAAATACGAACCACCTTTCCCTTTTAGCAGAAAATAAAATCTTAATGACctaagcaaataatttttctgctggGCTGCTCTTCCCAGAAGGATCTCCCTGTCCCAGATGGGCGCTTGGGCCTCCTGATGAGGACCGAGCCAAGGGTATGTGCAGAGAGGAAGCAGCTGGCATGGGGACACCAGGAAAGGGCATCCAGCGCCAGCCGCTTGCTTTCTCATCCGCCTCCGGTTGAAGCAGGGCCAGGGGAAATGCCGTCTCCATTTCCCCAGGCAAATCCCGGCCTCTGCATTCCTGGGATCAGCTTGCCTTTGGGGGCTGGCAGCTTATACCCAGACACATTGCAGCCCTAGAAGGCAGGGAGGCCAACCGAACTTTCGAAGCCCTTTGTTTAAACTTAACTCTCCTGAGCAGCCTTGCCAGGCACAGGGCCCTCACCATCCCCAGGGAGGTCTGAAGCAATGGCAGGTTGAAAAGATAAAGGAACacataaaaaataaagcagcTTTGGTCTGGAAGGACCAAAGGGCTTGCCCAACAGTAAGACCACCCCCCAAGTCACCAATGAGGCAAGAGCAGAGCAGATGTTTACAGCTGTTTTCCAACCAAGGCACCTGCAGAAGTGGCAGCACTGTCTGAGCCCGGTCAGCTGGGTGCACCCTTGACAGGGGCTGGGGGGCCGCCTGTGCACCAATGCTGCCTAGTGCCCAACCTGTCCTGTGGGGCTCCAGGCTTGCGCAAAGGAGGGCAGAGGGGAGGGTCAGAGCCTCATACACAGCTGCTTCAGTGGTCCAGAGGGAGCCGTCCGGCCAAGCAGGGGGACACTTTGTGGGGCTCAGACTCACGCACACCCCGGCCTCTCTATAGAGCCAGGGGCTCCAAGAGGACCAGGTGGGAGGGGGAGGTGAACGGAGCAGCGTTCCTTCTGCAGAGTGGAAAAAGGCCCCTCCTAGGAGGCTGGCTCAGTAGAAGAGGAGCTCCACAGCTGGCTACCAGATGTTCGCTCTCCAGTATTCCCGTCCATAAAACTTCCCTACCCTCCTTTGCCCAGGAAGCCTTCACTCCTCTCCAGCCAGCTCCAAGAACAGCAGCCAGCCGATGACTCAAGCGCTGGGAAGAATAAATCCGAGAAAGTCACCTTCTTTGCAAGAGCAAAAGTGTTTtattcagcagcagcagccccccccccccaaaaaccccTTGGACTGAAAGGCAGGAGAGAGGAGGGGCTTAAAGAATCCTGTGGAAGAATAGAAACGTTTAGGCCCCCTGGAGAAAATGCTTGGGCCAGGATGGCTGCCCACGAGGAACCAAGGCAACTAACTCCAAAAGACGACTCAACCCGGACAGAGCCCCAGTTCGAAAAGGCTCAGAGGACGGCCAGGTGGTCTCAGGCTGCCTTTGGCTTCCCTGCAAAGCCCTCAAATGCCACCCAAATTCTTAGTCACTTGAGGAATGTTCAAAGGACCTTCGCTTGCAACAACAGGCCACGGCAGCCCTGAAGGCCGCTCCATCCGCTCCCATGAAAACTGAGCCCAGGTGGCCTCAGCCCTCATTATTCTCCAGCGTGGATGCAGCCGAGGAAGAGCCACTGCTCAGAAAGAGGGAAGCTTTCCGGAAGTTTTCACAACCTTTTGCATTCTGCATagtggaggtgggggggagagagagaggaaatcaCAGCCCTGCCCGCCGCCCCTAAAAACACACCCTGCTCCAAGTCCATAGCTGCCGCAAAGAGGTCAaagccggagggagggaggggcagctgCTGCCAGGTGGGACCTTCCAGCTGCCCACAAGGCCCCCTCCCATCACTCTTCTCATCACCCTCCCTTCAGGGGGTGCCGCATTTCCATCTGTTTTCCCATCCAGAGACATTTACTGTGCATAGGAACTAGGAGAAAAAGGTGTGAGCCAAACGGGCTCTGGGGAGATCCTGGGGAGATTGAGCCCAGCTATAGGCAGTGCAGGAAATGGGGAGACTTAGGGAAAAGCCTGGCCAACTGAGGGGCCGGTGTGCAGGGGGCCCCTTGGTGCTTCACTTGTCAACTCCCAAAGATCAGCAAAGACTAAGCCCAGCCTTTTACCTCAGGGCAATGAAGGGCAGTTTGGGTGCCCTTTAAAGTCCCCGCTATTACAAGCACTTTTGCAGACACCCCACAAAGGTGCGATTGGCATCAGCCAATAAGGAAGAGCCTCACTTTCCTTTCTATTACTGGACTGATGaagatttggggggtgggggaatagtTCTTATCCAAGAGAGGCTGAGAAAGGCAGGCTGTGTCACTTCCGAAATCCACTCTCCAGGATTGCTATTCTTTGCTCTCACCCCAAAAGGGCCATCCCTGGGCACCCAAACTTCGCTTCGCCTGCTCCTAGGCTGGGAGTTACAGCAGGAAGGCCATCCACTCACCCCCACCTGCACAAGAGACACACTTTGGCCAAGAAGAGAGCAAAGCTCCAATTAAACATTGCCACCCCCCAGACAAAGAACGTACAAGAGCTGGAAAGCAACAGATGTGCATGGCAGCAGCCCCACCAACCCCTTGCCTGGCCTGGCGGCACAGGTGTCTTCCACAGGCTTCATCCGGTATTCCCAGGTGAGGAGCCCCACCTCTTAATGGCTGAAGCTGAACATCAATTAAAGATAGGCCGAAGAGCATGACAGGTGCTAAGGTGGCCCACCTGCAGGTCTCGGCCTAGCCCTCTCTACTTTCCAGGGGCCCTCAGATGACAGGACAGACCCCCTAATACAGGGAGCCGTTCCCGCCAGAAAAGGCCGCCTGGCAGCCCGGAGTTTGAGGGGACCGGCTGCCTTCTGCAACGGCCGGAGCCGAGCGCGACGAGCCCAGGGCTGCCCGATGCGCCCGCTGACCATCAGATCTCCGACTCCGCAGCCTGTTGCGGGCAAGCTAATCGGCCTTCTTAATGGAGGGGGCTGGAAGGCTGGCCTAAGACGCTCGGCTGCCCTTCCGGGCACCTGGCACAAACCGGGCCAAGAAGTGGGCAATTCCGGCTTGCAAAGCACCTCCGCCGTTTCCCCACTTCTTCTGCTGCCGGCATTGCATGAGCGGCGCCCGTTAAGGGCAACCGGCTACCGAGACTTTGGAAAGGGGGCTGCACTCGCTCGCCCCCCGCCCTCTGCCCAGGAGCCCCCGGTCCAAGCGGCTCCCAGGTAGCCGCCTCCCCGCAGCCCCAGACCTGCCGGCCGGGGAGGGTTCTGTGGCCGCCGCCCCCGGGGCGCATGCAGAGCGTGGCGCTTACCTTCCAGCAGGACCTCCCGGCCGGCCCGCTTGAGCGCCTGCACGGCCTGGTCGTGGGTGGCGTCGCGGAGGTCCAGGCCGTTGACGGCCAGGATGGCGTCGCCCAGGTGCAGCGCCCCGCAGCGCTCGGCCGCCAGCCCCGGGAAGATGCGCGAGATGAGCACCGGCATGCGGTTCTCGCGCCCGCCCTTGATGCTGATGCCCAGCCCGCCCGCCTCCGCCTTCACCACCCGCACGCGCCGCAGCCCGGCCGGGGGGGAGCCCGGCGCCGAGCCTCGCGGCGGGGAGGGTGGCCAGGGGGCTCCGGCGCCTCGCTCGGGAGAGGCGGAGGGCGAGGCGGAGGCGGCGCCGTTGGGCAGCCCGTTGCGCGGCTCCGGCTCAGAGCTCAAGGCCAGCGCCTCCCCGCTCAGCTCGGCCAGCGCCCGCACCCAGCGCTCCCGCAGCAGCACCTCCACCAGCCCGGCCTTGCGGGCGCGCGTCCACACCGCCATGCCCGCCGAGACGCCGCCACTGGGCGGGCGGGGCCTCTTGCAGGCGCGGGAGGAGGGGGAGACGGCTAGCCCCGCCCGGCCGCAGGTTCGTGCCAAGGGCAGCGCGTCACGTGAGCCGCACGAGGGGGAGGCTGCCGGGACCACCACCCTCCCGGGAGCGGCGCGGGACTCGGCCTGTCCCTGCAGCCTTTCGCTAAAAGGGCAGCCCGTGGCGTCCCCGGCTGATGGGAAGGATGGCCCTTATCTGGCCGAGGAAGGCGCCGCTTCCGTGCCCCAAGTGACCCTACAGGCTTCGGGGGGGGGGATCGGAAGCCGCGCTCCCCACCGGCATCGTTGTCCGGCAACAGCCTCGCCGGCCCCTCCTCCGCAGCCGCCCCCGAGCGGCCTTTGGCGTCCCAACAGGAAACTACCAGGACACCCTCCCTCCCCGGTACCTCCGGCCAGGTGCGGCCCCAGAGGTCAAGCGGGGGAAAGTAGCGGTGGGGACTCGGAGCCGTCATTCTCCCGTTCGAAG is a genomic window of Ahaetulla prasina isolate Xishuangbanna chromosome 12, ASM2864084v1, whole genome shotgun sequence containing:
- the SNTB2 gene encoding beta-2-syntrophin; the protein is MAVWTRARKAGLVEVLLRERWVRALAELSGEALALSSEPEPRNGLPNGAASASPSASPERGAGAPWPPSPPRGSAPGSPPAGLRRVRVVKAEAGGLGISIKGGRENRMPVLISRIFPGLAAERCGALHLGDAILAVNGLDLRDATHDQAVQALKRAGREVLLEVKYMREATPYIKKPSLVSDLPWDGAFPQSPSLSLSLSEESGSPKHQSPPQDRKVIPLKMCYAARNLSMPDLENRLIELHSPDSRNTLILRCKDTATAHSWFMAIHTNITALLPQVLAELNAMLGASHAPGSSREVKQIAWLAEQARLDGGRQHWRPVLLAVTEKDLLLFDSVPWTRDAWAFPCHSYPLVATRLVHSGCRSPCLGSDLSFATRSGSRQGIEMHVFRVETHRDLSTWTRTLVQGCHAAAELVKEVSVGCVWNSQDVRLTIHYENGFTVSSEGAGSTGILLRYPFEKLKMSADDGVRNLYLDFGGPEGELALELHSCPKPLVFVLHTFLSAKVTRLGLLA